The following proteins are co-located in the Panthera tigris isolate Pti1 chromosome F2, P.tigris_Pti1_mat1.1, whole genome shotgun sequence genome:
- the TP53INP1 gene encoding tumor protein p53-inducible nuclear protein 1 isoform X2, with product MFQRLNKMFVGEVNTSSNQEPEFSEKEDDEWILVDFIDTCTGFSAAEDEEEDISEESPTEHPSVFSCLPASLECLADTSDSCFLQFESCPMEESWFITPPPCFTAGGLTTLKVETSPMENLLIEHPSMSVYAVHNSCPAVSEASCGADEFHNPSSPRARKSCL from the exons ATGTTCCAGAGACTGAATAAAATGTTTGTGGGCGAAGTCAATACTTCTTCCAATCAAGAACCAGAATTTAGTGAGAAAGAAGATGATGAATGGATTCTTGTTGACTTCATAG ACACTTGCACTGGTTTCTCAGCagcagaagatgaagaagaagacaTCAGTGAAGAGTCACCTACTGAGCACCCTTCAGTCTTTTCCTGTTTACCTGCATCTCTTGAGTGCTTGGCTGATACAAGCGATTCCTGCTTCCTCCAATTTGAGTCCTGTCCAATGGAGGAGAGCTGGTTTatcacccctcccccatgttttACTGCAGGTGGATTAACCACTCTCAAGGTGGAAACCAGTCCTATGGAAAACCTTCTCATCGAACATCCCAGCATGTCTGTCTATGCTGTGCATAACTCCTGCCCTGCTGTCAGTGAGGCCAGCTGTGGGGCTGATGAATTTCATAACCCAAGTAGCCCCAG GGCCAGGAAAAGCTGCTTATAA
- the TP53INP1 gene encoding tumor protein p53-inducible nuclear protein 1 isoform X1, translating into MFQRLNKMFVGEVNTSSNQEPEFSEKEDDEWILVDFIDTCTGFSAAEDEEEDISEESPTEHPSVFSCLPASLECLADTSDSCFLQFESCPMEESWFITPPPCFTAGGLTTLKVETSPMENLLIEHPSMSVYAVHNSCPAVSEASCGADEFHNPSSPRVEAQDEMGQHIHCYVAALAAHTAFLEQPKSFRPSQWIKEHSERQSLNRNSLRRQNLTRDCHSRQVKHGGWAVHQPCPRQYNY; encoded by the exons ATGTTCCAGAGACTGAATAAAATGTTTGTGGGCGAAGTCAATACTTCTTCCAATCAAGAACCAGAATTTAGTGAGAAAGAAGATGATGAATGGATTCTTGTTGACTTCATAG ACACTTGCACTGGTTTCTCAGCagcagaagatgaagaagaagacaTCAGTGAAGAGTCACCTACTGAGCACCCTTCAGTCTTTTCCTGTTTACCTGCATCTCTTGAGTGCTTGGCTGATACAAGCGATTCCTGCTTCCTCCAATTTGAGTCCTGTCCAATGGAGGAGAGCTGGTTTatcacccctcccccatgttttACTGCAGGTGGATTAACCACTCTCAAGGTGGAAACCAGTCCTATGGAAAACCTTCTCATCGAACATCCCAGCATGTCTGTCTATGCTGTGCATAACTCCTGCCCTGCTGTCAGTGAGGCCAGCTGTGGGGCTGATGAATTTCATAACCCAAGTAGCCCCAG agTGGAAGCTCAGGATGAGATGGGGCAGCACATTCACTGCTATGTTGCAGCTCTTGCTGCTCATACAGCTTTTCTGGAACAACCCAAGAGCTTTCGCCCTTCCCAGTGGATAAAAGAACATAGTGAAAGACAGTCTTTAAACAGAAATAGCCTTCGTCGCCAAAATCTTACCAGGGACTGCCACTCTAGGCAAGTCAAGCACGGTGGCTGGGCCGTCCATCAGCCCTGCCCACGTCAGTACAATTACTAA